gagaaaagtttaaaaaaaaaaaaaaaaaacagaaaaagatccaCATTCTGTACACaactaataacaacaaaaaaagggacAAAACCCCACACGCTAAGACTAAAATTACAATAAAACTGTTAACTTCATccttttcaacttaaaaaaaatacaacaaatgcaGCAGTTGGTGATGTGGCCCCTAACCCCGACCCCAGAGAGGTCGAAGCCGGGCTTGGTGGGAGGGCTCCTCGAGGCCCCAGGTGGGCGTCGGGAGGTTTTCACAGAACACTGCTCAGGCCACCACGGGGCTCCTTCTTCGCCCCTcgctttttcttctctgaacggtaagaggaggggagggaggacggGGTGGGAAAACGAAGGCCTCTGAGAAAACGTTGTCAGCTTCCCATGGGACTGCCAAGCAGGACAGGGTTGGATAAACCAAAAGGGCAGGCGGGCGTCACGTGGCAAGAAATGCTAAGGtcacaaaagaaaatagaacCAGACAGATACCCGGTTCGGAGTGGGGGGGCGCCCCCCAAGCCTCTGAGACTAGAGGCAGGGAAGGGGGCCGGAGGTGCTTCTACAAGCTCCCCCCCTCAACTCCTCGGGCCTTGGCTGATCCCTGGAGCCAAGGGCAACAGCGAGAGGTGTGCAGACTTTGGAGGAGGTGAGCTTTCCATCTGCTCCGGTGCATTTAGGTCTCTCGCTTGAGGGCTCCCTGGAGGAAGGGGGGGTGCCCACTCCCTCGCTCGCTCTTTAGCATCTGCCTTCCGCTCCctcaccgcccccctccccacagccATTGTAAAATGTGCTTTCTCAAGATTCTTGCAAaaacagagagaggaaggggagaggagggcagcTGCTGGCTCGTGAGGGTGGAGTGCGCGCCAGGCGGGTGGGGTGGGCGGGGCGGGCGGCGGTCCTGAAGCAGAGGGGAGGCTGGAGAAGAAGCCAGGCGCCGGGCAGCTGCCTCTCACTGACCGTCTGCCTTCGATTTCTTTGGCGCGGATTTCCTTGGAAGATGAGAGGCAAAGGTAAAAAAAGACAGGATCAGCGTGGGTCTGCATGGCGAAGCGAGTGGGACTCGGCCAGGGCTCCGGCTGCCCCCTAGGCTGGGCGGCCCCCTGCGTTTCAGGAGAAGCAGGGCCTGGCTGTCCCCACTGCTCCTTACTCTCAGGGTCCGCCTACTCCCGGCCCCAGAAGGCTCTTGGAAAGGCACCCCCTGCTTACATTTCTGGAGACGACATGGGCCGCTTGCTGGCCGGCTTGGCGCCAGAGCTGTCTTTACTGGTTTCTGAAAGCAGAGGAGGGGGAGTGGGCGGGCAGCCCCAACGCCGCCCAGCACAGTGCAGCCAGGCACCGAGTGTGCCAGCCCCTCCCATGGGCATGTGCCCCAGGGTCCCGGCCACCTGCATGCAACTCCCCAGGGCCATTCTGGACACAGCTTAGAGGCCTCTGCTGTTGTCCCCCCGACTGACAGAGCAGCCCGAAGCCTGggcacccaccccccacctccaggtCCTGTTGGCCCTTCCCGTGCCCAACCCCCTCCAACAGCCCCCCAAGGAGCTTTCTGCACAGCACCAGGCGAGGTGAGGGATCCACCCACTCCAGAGGGTCAAGCTCACCAGGCCAGCAGCTGGCAAGAGCTATCCCTCTCCAGAGTGagccccacacacacccaccttGCAACCACCTGACTTGGGTGGCTGGGCCGTAGCCCTTCTCATTGCGGGCAGCAATGCGGAAGATGATGGCGGGCTTGGTGGTGTAGTCAATGTGGGCGTTGGAGAGGCTGGAGGACTGCACGAGGCAGGAGGGGCTGGGCCCGCAGTACACCCGCATGAAGGCCAGCTGCGCCGGGGTCGAGCTCTTGGTCTCACCACCGGCCTGCGCGCTCTGGATGGCCAGGTACACTGAATACTCGATGATCTTGCCGGAGGTCACAGAGGGTGGCTCCCAGGTGAGGTGAGCACCGTCTGGACTCTGgaacagaggaagcagagaccgAGGGGGCCGTCTTCGGCCTCTGTGACTTATTCCTCCCCTGCCCATCAGAGGACAGAGAACCTAGACTGAGTCGAAGCTTTCAGAACTGACAGTTCCTTCTTCACCCCTCTCCTAACAGAACAAACCTATTTCACAACAGAGCTCAAGGAGCTCCAAAGAGATGGCTTCGTCTACCCCCACCTGGAAGGCAGCCTGTCATAATGGCAAAATGAACCAGGACACCAAACACTTTCCTAGACCTGTTCTGTCACCTAACAAATGTCTTGTTATTTAGCCTCTTggtgcctcagtctccccatcaaaaaaatggagagaaccACAGGCCCAGACCTCGTCAGGGAGTTTAGGCATTAGAGGATTGATTAGGTAAAGGAGCACGTTAGTCACGGCTCACGCTGTGTCAGAGACAGAGAGGACCAGAAGCTTCAGCCCAGACCCACCGGACTCTGCCTACATCTCAGGGGCCCTTCCCAAATCACCCCCGCCCAGCCCAGCAAAGAAGAAAGCCCCACAAGCACGGGCTTAGCTGAGGACAGAGGCTGATTTCACAAGACTTACTTTGCTGATTTTAATGGCACACGGGGCCCCCGGGAAGCCAGGCAGACACGTTTTAAAGGCTGAGATCTCACTGAAGGGCCCCCGGCCGCAGGCATTGATCCCGGCGACGCGGAACTTATAGGCAGTGCCTGGCTGCAGCTCCTGCTTCTTTAGCTGGTTGTAGTCGGGCACGGTGCCCGAGTCATCCTACAGGGACAGATCAGGCGAACAGGAGAGATGAGAGTGACATGGATCCCACCGACAGGGTTGCAGGAGTCAGTGGAGCACTTTTCCACCACGGGGACGGTGGGGTGGGCAAAGGGCAGCCATGGCAGCCCCATCATGACCCAGGGGGGTCAGGGCAAGGGGGGCCAGGGCTGAGCTTTGCCACTGCTTCAAAGGCTGCAagggggatggggtgaggaggggtCAGCCCTGAGATGCAGAGAGCATCCCTTAGATTCACAAATCCCTGCCCACCTGAGGGTGTTGGCTCCCAGGAATACATACATCAGTCGGGACAGCGTCTTCAGGTGGCAGGAAATAGTGTGTCACCATCACATTGGTACCCTTAATGACCCCCACGTCAAACCACTGGTTCTCCTTCTTTACAGGGGCTTTGCTAGGTGGCGGTGGCAGGTCTGGCTTCTGGCAGGCAGAGAGGGAGAAGAGATCAGGACACCCTCCGAGTCCGGATCCATTAGCCCGCTTCACCTCGTCACTCCAGACTCACCACACCCAGGGACTCAATGCCATTAGCCACTTCCGTCAGGGTGGCCGCGGCCTGCAGCTTCGCGGGGCTGGCCACAACGACCGGCTGAGGGGCCACAAATGTGTTGGACGGGGCCAGGCCTGGGAAGGAAAACAAGGTGTCAGCAGGAAAGGCCCCAGAGACCGGGCTTCTGCACAGGAGCCCCTCCCCCGGGCTACACAACCGGGCCCGTTTCTACCCCGAGGGACCTGGGACCCCACTCACAAGACTTTCTTCCCCAGTCAACTGACTTCCCCAGGGGCGCGAGGCTGCAGGCCAACCCACCCATGGCCAGGCAGGGCCCCACGTACTCTCAGTGGCCGTGGGGGGCAGCAGGCCCACGGTGCTGGGCACAGCCCCGGCCAGCTCATTGAGGCAGTTGCTCTCGATGGTCGGGTCATTGAGGCTGTCAGCGGGGGCCAGCGCTTCCGTGGgcaggtggtgctgctgctgctgggcctgtgcttcctggagctgctgctgctggaccAGGGCAGCCAGCTCCTGCTGCGTCAGCACGATGGGGATAGTGGTCGCCTGGCCTTCCTGGCCCTCGGCCGACAAGTGGCTCAGCTCTGCCTGTGTCACCGCCGCGGCCGCCTCTGAAGTATCCATGGGCTCCCCGGTGCCTGCTCCAGGGGCAGAAGACAACGACTCAGGAGGGACGCCAGCCCCAGCTTCCCACCACCACTGCCCTCAGAGCGACGGGCAGGATCCGTAGACACCAGCTCTCAGAGCCTGTCCCCCAGacctctcctctgccctccccctggCAAGACCCGCCTCCTGCCTGCGTACCAAAGTCAGCCCCCATCCCGGTTAGGCCGTACTGTGCCATCCTGGTGGCAAACAAGCTCCCTTTGCTCAAGTCACCTGGAAGGAGGCACCTGAAGCGCGGTTTGTTACCCCTGAGCAGGCTGTCCCTCCCTCAGGGCTAACCCCAGCCTCAAGCGAAGACAGCCTGCTGAGCCAGCTGGCCTACGCGCAGCACCTACCCATGACAGCCTGCTGTGCGGCCTGGAGCACGGCCTGGATGGCCAGGGCCTGGGCCTCCTCTGTGGCTGCAGCCTGAGCGGCCgcttcagcagcagcagtcactgccAGCTCCTCTGGGGTGAGCCCTGTCACCATGAGGGTGGTGGTGCCCGCCTGGGCCTCGGCCATCAGCTCTTGGGGGAGAGACAACTGGTCTACTTCGGACTGGGTAGGCGGCGGTGGCTGGACCACCACGGTGGCCACCACAGCCGAGCTGGCAGGCTCCTGGCCCGAAGACGGGTCCCCTGTACTGCTCAGATCCACGGCGGCCTGGAGCTCAGGGCTCTGGGAGGCTGACAGGACCTCGGCGGAGTCCCCCACCAAGGGCGCGGAGGCAGGCTGCAGGAGCTGCCGTGGTGGAAGCTGCTGGCGTGGCCCTGGAGAGGCCTGGAGCTCCTCTGGGGGCTGCAGGATGTCAACAGCAGAGAAGGGCATGTCAGAAGTTTCTGTGTTGGCTATGGTCACTGTAATCGTGGCCGGGATGGGGACTTCGGTGGTCAGAGCCCCTGGGGCAGTCTCAGTCACAGATGAGATCTTCTAGAAAGGGAGAGAAGCCCCTgtcagaggggaggagaggaagacCGAAACCAGGCAGGCCTTCATCTCTCCCTGTGGGCTGGGATCTGCATTCTCAATGGGTTGCCACAACCCTGCTTGACAGACAGGAACAGTAGGTCACTGAGCAGCAGGGCGCATGGCAAAAGGCGGCGAGACCCCCGACCTGCCGGCCCATTTTAACTCATCCCCAGAGAGACCCCTTGATCTCACAAAAGGGGCACAACTCCTGCTGTGCCACGCCATAGCCAAGTGATGAGCCACAGGAACCAGCTACAACAATAAAATCACCCATAGGACACCCACCAAGGATTGGGGCCTCCTGTGCCCTGCCCTGTCAGTCAGGCGAGAAACTGCCCTTTTATGGTCTGGAAAAGGAGCCAGGAGCGGCACGTGCCTGGAGCAACAGCACCACCTGTTGTCCAGTTCAGGAACAACATGGGCCCAGGCACACCAGGTCGCAGGGACCCTCCTGGGCTCTTACCGGCACCGAAGGGCCTGGGACTGGCGTGGACTGTGTCACGGTGGTCACGGCCCGCGTCAGCGTGGAAGACACTGTTGTCGTGATGGGACTGGAACTGGCGATATTCACACTGTCGCCCTGGGTGCTCTCCACCTCTCCCTGGTCGCCGGCAGGCGGTGGGGTGTCTGGTGGGACAAGCAGAGAGTGGGGTGACAGGCCCTCCTCTAGCAGGGCTAccacccagctctgccaccaggAAACACGGTTGCCTGGAAGACCTGCCTGTAACGAGCAACTGGGTTCCAAAGAACTGAACTGCGGGCCTCTCGGTGAGCCCTGGGCCCGGGAGCCCGTGGGGACCCAGCTGGTTGCGTCCACCTACCTTGGTTGGAACTCATGTTGGAGGTGACAGTGGTGGCCGTGTGCGTAGTGCCTGTCTCGTGCGTCTCACAGGGCGGGTTGGAGCACACCCTTTGCGTCGGGAAAGGAGTGAGCAACGAAGCACCGGCCTGAGGGGCGACTGCGGGTGGCACTGCCACCTCCAGGCTGGACTCCAGGGTCCTGTGGGAGGGGGCGGCATCCGGGAGCAGGGCACCCAAGCTGACGGACATGGTCGTGCCAGTGGAAGCGGTCTGGTGCGTCTCACAGGGCCGGCTGGCAGGAGGCTGCTGCCCGCCCTCTGGCTGGCCTGCAGCCCCTCCTGATGTGGCCgtggtgggtgtgtgggtggTGCCCGTCTCGTGGGTCTCACACGGAGGGTTGGAGCAGACCTGGGTCACGGTGGCCGAGGGGCACAGCAGTGCCTCCAGGGCCGCGGCAGTCACAGAGGCGCTGGCTGAGCTCTCGTACACAAGTGTGGGGGCCCCCAGCAGCTCGTGGGGCTCCCCGGCACTCATGGCGGAGCGGGCCACAGTAGCCGTGTTGGTCGTGTGCGTGTGATGCACCTCCAGCTGGCGCCCCACAGACACCAGCGGGCCCAGGCCGGCAAGGGACCTTTCCTCGCCACCGGGCCTGACTTGGGCACTCAGTGGCCCCAGCTGTAAGAGAGCAGCACCGCGGCCAGCGGCCTCGAGGGCCACGCTTGGTCTGAGGAGCGGGCCGGCCAAGCACGGGGCCCCGGTGGCCATCACAGTCATGGTGGTGCTGGTCGCACTGGTCTGACGGGTTTGGCACGCGGGCTTGATGGAAACCTGAGCTCCCTCTGACGCCCCGGCAGTCACGCTGACCCGGACCACGGTGGGAATGGTGGTGGCCGCGCAGGCGAGCCGGATGTCTCGCCGCGGCCCGCCTCCGATGCCAGACATGGCAGTGGTGGCTGTACTGGTGGTGCCGGTCTCGTGGGTTTCACACGGCGGGTTGGAGCAGACACGAACAACACTGCCATTCGGCTGGCCCACCGTGGAGGTCACGAGAGCAGCAGTGGCCTCCTGTCTGTCGCAGACAAACTGCACTTGGGTGGGCTGGGGGTGCCCCCCCAGATTAGCGACGACGGTGGTGGTGGCTGTATTGGTGGTGCCCGTCTCGTGGGTTTCGCACGGCGGGTTGGAGCAAACCAGGGTCACGGTGCCAGGCTGCACATCACCCTGGCCTGAATCAGCGATGGTGACTGTGGCCGTGGGCTGTTCTGTAGTAGGGGAGGCCAGAATGGACACTGGGAGGTCGTGCACAGGCTGGGCCTCCACCCCGCTGGGGGCCGTTATCAGAGTCACCTGGGTAGGCTGGGAGACAGGCTGGGGAGAGGGCACACAGGGAGTTAGTGCTGCTGCCCATCCTCCCGTGTCTGCCCCTGCCACCTACCTGCGGTTCCCCCTGGGATCAGCGACTTGGCAGCTAAAGCAAAAACCCTGGCAAGTCTAGGACCTGCTCACCCTCACTCCAAGACACTGACTGGCTCAGGGACCAGAAAAAAGGAACCAGGAAGAGGTGGAGGAGCGGGGCCTAGGCTGGGGCAAGCCCTCggtcgggtgggggtggggggaaacctGGCTGACCCCGTGCTGTGCTAAGGCCAGCTTCACCACTTCACCAGGAATTCAGCTCAATATGCAAAAACCTAGTGCTCAAACGCTAAACACGGCTGAGATATATCGTCTCAACCCGACAGACTAGCAGGCAGTGACTAAGAATCGTGATTATGCACCTCCAGGGTAACCATCCTACGGGTTCCACATGTGGGAGGGAAACCAAGGGCCTGGCGGCACACTGCAGCTCCAACTGCCCTACCTGCATGGTTATGGTGGGTGTGGTGAGCCCAGCGGCCGCTGTCAGCGTCGTCTGCGCCGCAGACACAGTGATGGCAGTGGGGTTAATCACCTGGCTTGAGAGGGTGGCGATGGTGCCCAACGTGGTGATGGGCGTGGCCAGTGAGGCGCTGGTGCTATGGCCCCCGGCTCCGGCCAGGCTGGTGGAGACGGTGCCTGTCACCGTGCCCAGGGTCGTGACGCCTGGAGGCGGGAAAGGGCAGGGGCAGGCGGTCAGCAGCTGGTGCGGCTGTTCTCCCCAGGTGAGTGGGGCCGGGGTACACCCCGACCCTGCCCTTGCGGCCCCGCACCCCGAGGCCTCCATACCTGTGGTGCCCTTGACAACCAGTGTGGTGACAGCAGGCTTGACAGCAGAGACAGTAACAGGGGTGACCAGGCGGACGCCCCCCATAGGCACGGTGCGGAGGATGGTGCCTGGCTGGCCAGGTGCGCCCttcagcaccacctggaaaaccgGAGAAAAGGGCCCCTGTCACTTGGGGGCTGGCCAGAACAGACCCTGTGCTGCCCCTCCCAGGCTCCGGGTGGCCTGCTGCGGTCCCAGGCTGGACCCTCAGGAAGACAGGGCCAGGCACACCTCACCTGGGTCACTCCTTGCTGCCCGTGACCCGTAGCGATTTTGGGAACAGCCGTGATGATTTTGGCAGGGGCTCCAGTTCCAGAAGTCATCACCTTGGTGGTGATAATGGTGATGGGTGACTTGATGCCGGCACTGCTAGTCACGCCTAGAGGAGAGGGGGGCATCCTGGCTTCAGGAAGGGCCAGGCGACAGTGCTGGCCTCCCACCCGGGCCCGCTTCTCTTGGGCCCTCTTTTCAAATAGTTACGCCTGTTGCCCCTCAATTAAAACAAAGAAGTACAAACTACAGCCATACCCTTACTACCTCCTGACAAATCGTAAAGAAGAGGCAAGGGCAGAGCAGACGGGAAAATCTTACATAAGAGGCAAAGAGAGGGTAGAGCAGCAGAGAGGAAAATCTTAAACAAGAGGCAAAGAGAGGGCAGTGCAGAGTGAAAAACCTCAATGGAAAGATGTTGCACACTGGCTACCCCCTCACCTGCTTTCTCCCCAGCACACCGGGGAAGGCCCCTACCCGTGGCGCCCGCCTGTGTGATGATGGCTgacatggggatggtcttaatgaTAGTGGTGGTGCCGGGCTTGGTGGTGCTGGGGGACACACTGCTGATGCCCAGGATGGTAGGCTTAGTCCCTGCCCCGCTGGCCTGCGTGGTTGTGATGATGGTAGTGGGCTTGCCATCTGCAGACGTCACCAGCTTCAGGATGGTCCCGGCTGGCAAGGGTCCTTTGGTCTGTAAGGGGAAAATGAAtgggggaaggctgagatgaaTGGGCATCACTGCCAGGATGCAAAGTGTGGCTTTGTTGTCATCATCGAATTTTAAATGAAGTCTGGTTGCTCTACGAtactgtgttagcttcaggtgtctAACAGAGTCAGTCAGTGATACACATATGTATCTGTCATTTTTAGAAGAACTGCAAGTTTAATGGTGAGTCTGGTCTGCCCAGGATTCATTGCCAGCCCAAACAGCTTGCACTATTCTGAAGACTGCAAGTAACAGAACCAAGCAACAGGACCTTCTGAGCCACTCAAACTCATGAGATCTTGTCTAGGCAGGGTCCTAGTCTAGGGTCCACGAGCTCACCTGGATGATCTGAGTCACTGGGCCTGTGGATGCCTGGCCTGTGACTGCCGAAGTCTGAACCGGTTTGGTCTGGACCactgacattactttgcccagatTGGAAATCTAAAAATGAAACGACAGCGCACCAAAATAAGTGATTCAGAGACCGGTCAAGGGCATGGCCTGGGCTGGGCGTTCCTGGTGCTGGTCACTCACTAGAGCACTGCCTCCTGGGACCGAGATGGGGCTCTTCACCAGGGTGATGGTCTTGGTAACCCCACCCACCACTGTGGTCACCACCTGGGCTTGCTGGGCCACTGTCACGGTTCCGGACTTGTGTACGGTGATGATGGGACGGGTAGATGTGTTGGCAGCAGAAGAGACGGAAGTCCCCACCTGGGCAGCTGCAGTCTTCAGCATGCGAGTGGCTGGGTTGCTCACCTGGAGATCGCAAAGAAgagtggtgggtgggtggggggaagagCTGGCCCCTGCGCATTTGTGTATGTCTACCAAGCTCAGTTTTGTTCACCTCTCCTTTAGCGAAACAAAGGAGGTCACTGGGCCACAGGTCTGGCTACAAGGCTGCCACACCCCCATGGCTGCCAGCTTATTCCCCAACCCCCACCGAGCACCAACCACAGACCTCCATCCTCTATGGTTGGTCCAAAGGCCAGAAGCAGTGACCACTGTCTAATGATGGTGCCCAGAAGCCCTCGGCCCCAAGGCTGTGGGCTCTGAACCAGCCCCGAGGAACGCTCACCATGACTGGCGAGGAGGCCACCTTCACAGTGGCTGGGAGCGTGGTGGTGCCCGGCGTCACGGCCACAGTTTTGACGATAGTGGTGCCAGCCGGGACACTCAGGACTGTGGGTGCCGAGGAAGGAGGGATCTTCTGGGTGGCAGCAGCCGCGGCTGCCAATGCAGCCATGCCACTCATCTGTGGGCTGCTGCCAATGACCTGCAAGGGACACAAGGAGCTTGAGCCCACAGGGAGCACCAGACCTGAGGCAGCCCCAATCCCTGCTTCCTGGAGCAGCACCTCTTGGCTTTGAGGACGGCCAGGCGCTGCTCTACTGACCCCAGACCTGGACTCCCACCATCAACCAGGCCCACGTCAACCCCCAGCTGGCTAGCTTCTCCcctcagaaaatacatttttaaaatgccctTGAGATCAGATGGCGAGGAGACCATTCTGAGGTGTCAGCTTACTAATCCTGAAGTTAGTGATGAAAGATCGCCTCATCAGCACTCTCCAGACCTTGGATGAAAGGTGCTAGCACAGGGTGGGAGTCAAACCCCGCCAGTGCGCCACTACCAGGAACATCCCACCGCGCCCTGCCTGGCTCCTTACCGTCCCCTGGGCGCTCTGTGTAGGCACAACCATCCGCACGCCTGCAGGAAGGGAAGTCACAGTCACGGGGGCTTTCCCAGCCTGGCTGGCAGGTCGCATGGTGACCAACGGGGTTCCCGTGGTAGCCTGAGGACCAGTCACTTTCAGCACAGCCGGGACACCTGCTCAGAGAAGGAGCCGAAGTGAGCGACTTCCAGGACCTGCTTGGGCTTCAGCTCCCGCCCTTCCAGCACTGTTTGGGGACAGTCTCCGCAGGTCAGGACCAGGCCCCCGCAGCAGCACTCAGCCTCCGGTCTGCACTAATGGCCTCCAGGCGTGTGGTCTAGCAGCCCCCGCGCAGGCATGCCACCTCCGGGTGAGCCAGTTCCTGCCCTCAAGCGCCCGGCTCACCTTGAGTCCTGGCTGCGGCGGGCACGGAGATTGAGCTGCCAGGCACCGTCGGCAAGAcctggatggtggtggtggtcggGGGCGCGGCAGCAGCCTGGGGCAGGAGCGTGATGCCTACTTGGGTCAGCGGCTGCACGGCAGGTGCGGCTGCTGCTGGGGCAGGGCTCTTGGGAGGATTGGCAGGCACAGACGGGACTGGATTGGGTGTGGGGGAGGTGGCAGTGGCAGCCGTGGCAGGAATGTCATATTTCTGGAGCTGCAGAAGGTAACTGTCGGCTGTCGCCACGGCCCCCCAGCTCACCTCCAGAGAGTTAGTGTTGGCTCGCACCAGCTGTACCCGGGCTGGAGGTGGCGGCTTCTCTGTAAGAGAGCATCACTGGTGAGGAGGGAGAGGCAGACACTTCGGGGGTGGGTGTGGCAGCTCTCCTCCAGTTAGCCTTACCCGTTTCCAGGTACCAGAGGTCCTTGCAGCAGACCTGGTTATTCCAGGCCTTTCGGTAGCCGTCACGCCCACTCCAAATGTAAAGGCGGGTATTGATGGCTACCGCACAGTGGCCGGCACGGGCCCGGGGAATATTGTCTTCCAGCGTATCCATCAAGATGGTCTCCCAAGCCATGGTATCTGGGGAGGACAGGATGTGAAGGTCAGCAGGGGACAGAGGAACCGACAACCCTCAGGGGCTCTTTGGCCTTTTGCTGTCAGGGATGGGGAATTAAAATCAGGAAGTCATCCAAGATTACTAAAGTaagatgaagacaaaaacaaaaaaaatacaattctGCATGGCAAAAGACTGTACGAAATTAGAAACCACGAACTATAAACTGGGAAAACTACATGAAAAACACAGTCAAAGGTTCCCCTTCTTGCACATGGAGCAACACAAAAGCTTCTAGAAAGAGATGGGCAAAGAGGAACGCAAGTTACGGAAAACGTGACAGAAgatctcagaaaagaaaaatacatacccTCACTCAAGATAAGAGAAAGGCAAACTTAACCCAGAAGGTGCCTGGCAGCTTGATGTTCCTTTTGCTGCAGCCAGGGTTGAGGGTGAGCCAGGGGAGGGGACCTGGGGCTGGCCCGTGGGAAGTCAAGCACCTACTGGGCTTGGTGAAGAGTGTATGCTTTGCCGGCCCGGTGAGCACCGCTAGGGACATCTGCATGTCCGGTAATATCCCCCTGCCGGCAAGGCTACCTCTAGGTTGTCCCCCTTCGGATACACCTGCACGTGGCGAGAACGGTGCAAGGATACTCACGGAGCAGCGTCGGTGCAAGTTTTGACACCACGAGCGCAATTCAAAAGAATGAGCCACTCGCCCTGCGGGGATGGGATGGTCTCCGGGACAGAGGAAACACAAGGGCCAGGCACTGCACTGCGTAGAGCAGGCCGCCATCCTGTGTGCTCCGTTTTTAAGGAACCTATAGGCAACGCTCGCATTTATAGCACGGTCCCTGCAGCGTGGGTGAGAAACCACCAACAGGAGACGAGAGGGAGGCACTGCATGGTTACACCAGTGAGGAAGAGCCTATTCAAAACACGCCAAGGAGCGTCCCTCAGGGCGCTTGGACCAATGGCTACGCCTCGCGGAGTTCTAGTGGCACAGCCTAGAAGCAGCTCGGCCCCCTGCGCCCCCAACACAGCCCGCAGGCCGAGGTGGGCCGGCCTCCCGCAGCCCTCTGCAGGCCGCGCTGAGCCCGAGGAGGCCATACCCAGGTTGAGACAAGCCAGA
This DNA window, taken from Bubalus kerabau isolate K-KA32 ecotype Philippines breed swamp buffalo chromosome X, PCC_UOA_SB_1v2, whole genome shotgun sequence, encodes the following:
- the HCFC1 gene encoding host cell factor 1 isoform X7 translates to MAWETILMDTLEDNIPRARAGHCAVAINTRLYIWSGRDGYRKAWNNQVCCKDLWYLETEKPPPPARVQLVRANTNSLEVSWGAVATADSYLLQLQKYDIPATAATATSPTPNPVPSVPANPPKSPAPAAAAPAVQPLTQVGITLLPQAAAAPPTTTTIQVLPTVPGSSISVPAAARTQGVPAVLKVTGPQATTGTPLVTMRPASQAGKAPVTVTSLPAGVRMVVPTQSAQGTVIGSSPQMSGMAALAAAAAATQKIPPSSAPTVLSVPAGTTIVKTVAVTPGTTTLPATVKVASSPVMVSNPATRMLKTAAAQVGTSVSSAANTSTRPIITVHKSGTVTVAQQAQVVTTVVGGVTKTITLVKSPISVPGGSALISNLGKVMSVVQTKPVQTSAVTGQASTGPVTQIIQTKGPLPAGTILKLVTSADGKPTTIITTTQASGAGTKPTILGISSVSPSTTKPGTTTIIKTIPMSAIITQAGATGRGLPRCAGEKAGVTSSAGIKSPITIITTKVMTSGTGAPAKIITAVPKIATGHGQQGVTQVVLKGAPGQPGTILRTVPMGGVRLVTPVTVSAVKPAVTTLVVKGTTGVTTLGTVTGTVSTSLAGAGGHSTSASLATPITTLGTIATLSSQVINPTAITVSAAQTTLTAAAGLTTPTITMQPVSQPTQVTLITAPSGVEAQPVHDLPVSILASPTTEQPTATVTIADSGQGDVQPGTVTLVCSNPPCETHETGTTNTATTTVVANLGGHPQPTQVQFVCDRQEATAALVTSTVGQPNGSVVRVCSNPPCETHETGTTSTATTAMSGIGGGPRRDIRLACAATTIPTVVRVSVTAGASEGAQVSIKPACQTRQTSATSTTMTVMATGAPCLAGPLLRPSVALEAAGRGAALLQLGPLSAQVRPGGEERSLAGLGPLVSVGRQLEVHHTHTTNTATVARSAMSAGEPHELLGAPTLVYESSASASVTAAALEALLCPSATVTQVCSNPPCETHETGTTHTPTTATSGGAAGQPEGGQQPPASRPCETHQTASTGTTMSVSLGALLPDAAPSHRTLESSLEVAVPPAVAPQAGASLLTPFPTQRVCSNPPCETHETGTTHTATTVTSNMSSNQDTPPPAGDQGEVESTQGDSVNIASSSPITTTVSSTLTRAVTTVTQSTPVPGPSVPPPEELQASPGPRQQLPPRQLLQPASAPLVGDSAEVLSASQSPELQAAVDLSSTGDPSSGQEPASSAVVATVVVQPPPPTQSEVDQLSLPQELMAEAQAGTTTLMVTGLTPEELAVTAAAEAAAQAAATEEAQALAIQAVLQAAQQAVMAGTGEPMDTSEAAAAVTQAELSHLSAEGQEGQATTIPIVLTQQELAALVQQQQLQEAQAQQQQHHLPTEALAPADSLNDPTIESNCLNELAGAVPSTVGLLPPTATESLAPSNTFVAPQPVVVASPAKLQAAATLTEVANGIESLGVKPDLPPPPSKAPVKKENQWFDVGVIKGTNVMVTHYFLPPEDAVPTDDDSGTVPDYNQLKKQELQPGTAYKFRVAGINACGRGPFSEISAFKTCLPGFPGAPCAIKISKSPDGAHLTWEPPSVTSGKIIEYSVYLAIQSAQAGGETKSSTPAQLAFMRVYCGPSPSCLVQSSSLSNAHIDYTTKPAIIFRIAARNEKGYGPATQVRWLQETSKDSSGAKPASKRPMSSPEMKSAPKKSKADGQ